The Gemmata palustris genome includes a region encoding these proteins:
- a CDS encoding cupin domain-containing protein, whose product MQTTTAGLVVRKLAEAPSVPCPCGVSTRPLTAADGAPCSLHVTAITDSARHYHRETTEVYYILEGTGKIELNWIWHELEPGTVIWIEPGTRHRVVSGAGLRTIVFALPAFNAADEWFD is encoded by the coding sequence ATGCAGACCACAACGGCCGGGCTCGTGGTGCGGAAACTGGCGGAGGCGCCGAGTGTCCCGTGCCCGTGCGGGGTGAGCACGCGCCCGCTCACAGCGGCCGACGGCGCCCCGTGTTCGCTCCACGTCACCGCGATCACCGATTCCGCCCGGCACTATCACCGGGAAACCACGGAGGTTTACTACATTCTGGAGGGAACGGGCAAGATCGAGTTGAACTGGATCTGGCACGAACTGGAACCCGGAACCGTGATCTGGATCGAACCGGGCACGCGGCACCGTGTTGTGAGCGGTGCCGGGTTGAGGACGATCGTCTTCGCGCTCCCGGCCTTCAATGCCGCGGACGAATGGTTCGACTGA
- a CDS encoding TIGR02996 domain-containing protein yields the protein MTPRFAPPSPLNPDLLALLASCRSAPADDTPRLVLADWLEENADVSGLPSADDARARAALIRVQVELARPTSDVGRVAQLQSIEQRLIAVHSERWLGTLARRFFELGHRPFGFAMHLTTTTPPVYSFEPFSPRNRWRFTRGLLSIELAAGEQRDLELDAWFSSPLAAWVEGASITLGGVAALERLSAGAGLRPYLGVRYAVGATAFPTLRNVRPEQEEMTERRCKRLLRSANFALVRELTLYGPAVEVGFPRMMAGARATGVRRLTVKATLSDTDAAFLASAPLVNLSALDVSATELTADGMRFLVESPHLKRLVSLSAYRNRFGCAGLVALAESPLANTLNVLELQNTGIGNRGVAALAQSPILGRLNGPTLNLSMNGIGNAGVQALAACEHLERFTELVLRACSVSNVGARALARSPHVCNLAYLDLWNNRVGDVGARALAGSPHLEDVRHLSVRDNNITAACARALRARFTDRVRV from the coding sequence GTGACGCCGCGTTTCGCCCCGCCGTCGCCGCTGAACCCGGACCTGCTCGCGCTGCTCGCGAGTTGCCGGTCGGCGCCGGCCGATGACACGCCGCGCCTGGTGCTCGCGGACTGGCTCGAGGAGAACGCGGACGTTTCCGGGCTGCCCTCCGCGGACGACGCGCGGGCACGGGCGGCGCTGATTCGCGTGCAAGTGGAACTCGCGCGCCCGACTTCGGACGTTGGGCGCGTGGCCCAGCTCCAATCGATCGAACAGCGGCTCATCGCGGTCCACTCGGAGCGGTGGCTCGGCACCCTCGCACGCCGGTTCTTCGAGCTGGGCCACCGCCCGTTCGGGTTCGCCATGCACCTGACCACCACGACCCCGCCCGTGTACTCGTTCGAGCCGTTTTCACCGCGCAATCGGTGGCGATTCACGCGCGGGCTGTTGAGCATCGAACTGGCCGCTGGCGAACAGCGCGACCTGGAACTCGATGCGTGGTTCTCTTCGCCGCTGGCCGCGTGGGTGGAGGGGGCGAGCATCACACTCGGTGGCGTGGCCGCTCTGGAGCGGCTCTCCGCGGGCGCCGGGCTCCGGCCGTACCTGGGCGTGCGGTACGCGGTCGGCGCGACCGCGTTCCCGACGCTGCGGAACGTGCGCCCCGAACAGGAGGAGATGACGGAACGGCGCTGCAAGCGGCTCCTGAGGTCCGCGAACTTCGCCCTCGTCCGCGAACTCACACTATACGGCCCGGCCGTCGAGGTCGGCTTCCCGCGCATGATGGCCGGTGCGCGCGCGACCGGCGTGCGCCGACTCACGGTGAAAGCCACTCTGAGTGACACGGACGCCGCGTTTCTCGCGTCCGCGCCGCTGGTCAATCTCTCGGCGCTTGACGTGTCCGCGACCGAACTCACGGCCGACGGGATGCGGTTCCTCGTCGAGTCACCGCACCTGAAACGACTGGTTTCGCTGTCCGCGTACCGCAACCGGTTCGGGTGCGCCGGGCTCGTCGCGCTGGCCGAGTCCCCGCTGGCGAACACGCTGAACGTGCTCGAACTTCAGAATACCGGAATCGGGAACCGTGGGGTGGCGGCACTTGCGCAGTCGCCGATTTTGGGCCGACTGAACGGGCCGACGCTGAACCTGTCCATGAACGGGATCGGGAACGCGGGCGTACAGGCGCTTGCCGCGTGCGAGCACCTGGAGCGGTTCACGGAACTGGTCCTGCGCGCCTGTTCCGTGTCGAACGTCGGGGCGCGTGCGCTGGCGCGGTCGCCGCACGTCTGTAACCTCGCGTACCTCGACTTGTGGAACAACCGCGTCGGCGACGTGGGGGCACGCGCGCTGGCCGGTTCCCCTCACCTCGAAGACGTGCGCCACCTGAGCGTTCGCGACAACAACATCACCGCCGCGTGCGCGCGGGCGCTTCGTGCGCGTTTCACGGATCGGGTGCGGGTGTAA
- a CDS encoding NADH-quinone oxidoreductase subunit J family protein: MSLPLILFVLVATATCVSAVGVVASRNVVRMAVWLLFTLTGVALVYFLLGAEFAGAAQLIVYVGGTLVLVVFGVMLTAHGPLRELRTKRVEWIVGCALGAALFALLAVVSLEIGSPPPEDDALPGPGPLGLSFLGVTETSPKGPVSGVPAGTPPARTPVAYLLPFEIVSVHLLVVLVGAAYLARAKRKRVKP; encoded by the coding sequence ATGTCGCTACCGCTCATTTTGTTCGTTCTGGTCGCCACCGCAACGTGCGTTTCTGCGGTCGGGGTGGTCGCGTCCCGTAACGTGGTGCGGATGGCGGTCTGGCTCCTCTTCACGCTCACCGGCGTCGCGCTCGTCTACTTCTTGCTCGGGGCCGAGTTCGCGGGCGCGGCGCAGCTCATTGTGTACGTCGGCGGGACGCTCGTTCTGGTCGTGTTCGGCGTCATGCTCACGGCCCACGGCCCGCTGCGCGAGTTGCGCACGAAGCGAGTGGAGTGGATCGTCGGGTGCGCGCTCGGCGCGGCCCTGTTCGCGCTGCTCGCGGTGGTGTCGCTCGAAATCGGCTCGCCCCCACCCGAGGACGATGCGCTCCCGGGGCCGGGGCCGCTCGGTCTGAGCTTCCTGGGTGTGACCGAGACCAGCCCGAAGGGGCCAGTTAGCGGGGTTCCGGCCGGCACCCCGCCGGCGCGCACGCCCGTCGCGTACCTGCTGCCGTTCGAGATCGTGTCGGTCCACCTGCTCGTGGTTCTGGTCGGGGCCGCGTACCTTGCTCGCGCGAAGCGCAAGCGCGTGAAACCATGA
- the nuoH gene encoding NADH-quinone oxidoreductase subunit NuoH, with product MPDVWSEFLPHPWNLIATGTVAAGALFGFIGLSAFFGIWAERKVSARMQDRAGPTRVGPFGLLQSLADGVKLIVKEDVAPAGSDKLLFRLAPYLAFCASFCGFLALPFGAGLVAQDLSVGVFFTLAVLSSEVFGIVLAGYASASKWSLFGGVREAAQVVSYEVPRAMCVVVPVCVAGTLNLNTIGAQQVGGFWNWNLFHDPFTFVGFFIFFITSTASCKRAPFDLAEAESELVAGFHTEYSGIRWSYFFLAEYGSMFAVSGLAALLFLGGWHTGFLPFEPSAAEHLGFWAGNLLNLAVFVGKCWALVLVMIWVRWSFPRLRIDQVMMTCLKYFLPISCVLLVGVCLWQLVVPAPVALAVKYALAFVSVGVPLGVFASLFRSAGTASVPVGQLPGAWGGQPSTLPGRR from the coding sequence GTGCCCGACGTGTGGTCCGAATTTCTGCCGCACCCGTGGAACCTGATCGCCACCGGCACGGTTGCGGCGGGGGCGCTGTTCGGGTTCATCGGCCTGTCGGCGTTCTTTGGTATCTGGGCGGAACGAAAAGTGTCCGCGCGGATGCAGGACCGTGCCGGCCCGACCCGCGTCGGCCCGTTCGGGCTGCTCCAATCGCTCGCGGACGGCGTCAAACTCATCGTGAAGGAAGATGTCGCGCCCGCGGGGTCCGACAAGCTCCTGTTTCGGCTCGCGCCGTACCTCGCGTTCTGTGCAAGTTTCTGCGGGTTCCTCGCGCTGCCGTTCGGGGCCGGGTTGGTCGCGCAGGATTTGAGCGTGGGCGTGTTCTTCACGCTCGCGGTTCTGTCGAGCGAGGTGTTCGGCATCGTGCTGGCCGGGTACGCTTCGGCGAGCAAGTGGTCGCTGTTCGGTGGGGTGCGCGAAGCAGCTCAAGTGGTGAGCTACGAAGTCCCCCGGGCAATGTGTGTGGTCGTGCCAGTGTGCGTCGCCGGGACGCTGAACCTGAACACGATCGGCGCGCAACAGGTGGGCGGGTTCTGGAACTGGAACCTGTTCCACGACCCGTTCACGTTCGTCGGGTTCTTCATCTTCTTCATCACGAGCACGGCGAGTTGCAAGCGCGCGCCGTTCGACCTGGCGGAAGCCGAGAGTGAGTTGGTCGCGGGGTTCCACACGGAGTACAGCGGCATCCGGTGGTCGTACTTCTTCCTCGCGGAATACGGCAGCATGTTCGCCGTCAGTGGATTGGCCGCCCTGCTCTTCCTCGGGGGGTGGCACACAGGATTCTTGCCGTTCGAGCCGTCCGCAGCGGAACACTTGGGCTTTTGGGCAGGTAACCTGCTGAACCTCGCGGTGTTCGTGGGTAAGTGCTGGGCGCTCGTCCTGGTGATGATTTGGGTCCGTTGGAGTTTCCCCCGACTCCGCATCGATCAGGTGATGATGACGTGCCTGAAGTATTTCCTGCCGATTAGCTGCGTCTTGCTCGTTGGCGTGTGCTTGTGGCAGTTGGTGGTGCCAGCACCCGTGGCACTCGCGGTGAAGTACGCGCTCGCGTTCGTGAGCGTGGGTGTTCCGCTCGGGGTGTTCGCGAGCCTGTTCCGCTCGGCGGGGACGGCCTCGGTCCCGGTGGGCCAACTCCCCGGCGCTTGGGGCGGGCAGCCCTCGACGCTCCCGGGGCGGCGATGA